A window of the Vespula vulgaris chromosome 6, iyVesVulg1.1, whole genome shotgun sequence genome harbors these coding sequences:
- the LOC127064724 gene encoding 3-hydroxyisobutyryl-CoA hydrolase, mitochondrial isoform X3, which produces MDDIASNSPNENIGKNKLMNTSTNNDEVLFQDVRDKGIITLNRPQALNALNLSMVQKIYPILKKWESTKKLVIIEGIGNKAFCAGGDVKAIVTVLNKPNGSSLGENFFRDEYKLNYLIGTYEKPYIAMIHGITMGGGVGLSVHGKYRIATEKTLFAMPETAIGLFPDVGGSYFLSRLKGKLGLYLGLTGHRLQGIDVFHAGIATHYIPSEKLQDLKDDLLKLNTNDIEGVLNKYQLQHLMNEFSLSPYIHKIEKCFSSSSVEEIINKLNEDGSEWAKKIVQTLLKMSPTSLKVTKQCIEKGSKLTLEECLKMEYRLSCACLQKNSDFHEGVTALLITKHRNPVWNPKSLNEVTDEYIDQLFKKLPDEKELQL; this is translated from the exons ATGGATGATATTGCAAGTAAct CACCCAATGAAAATATAGGAAAGAACAAACTGATGAATACAAGTACTAATAATGATGAAGTTCTTTTTCAAGAT GTAAGAGATAAAGGTATAATAACATTGAATCGACCACAAGCTCTAAATGCATTAAATCTTTCCATGGTACAAAAGATATATCCAATTTTGAAGAAATGGGAATCTACTAAAAAGTTAGTTATAATAGAAGGTATTGGTAATAAAGCATTTTGTGCAGGTGGAGATGTAAAAGCCATAGTTACTGTTTTAAATAAACCAAATGGGAGTTCCTTGGGAGAAAACTTCTTTAGAGATGAATACAA attaaattatttaattggtACATATGAAAAGCCTTATATAGCAATGATACATGGAATAACAATGGGAGGTGGTGTTGGCTTATCTGTACATGGAAAATACAGAATAGCAACTGAAAAAACTTTATTTGCTATGCCTGAAACTGCAATAGGATTGTTCCCAGATGTTGGAGGAAGTTATTTCCTTTCTAGATTGAAAGGAAAATTAGGACTTTATTTAGGTCTCACAGGACATAGATTGCAAG GCATTGATGTATTTCATGCTGGTATTGCAACACATTATATCCCATCTGAAAAACTTCAGGATTTAAAAGATGATTTATTAAAGTTAAACACTAATGATATTGAAggagttttaaataaatatcaactTCAACATTTGATGAATGAATTCTCTTTATCaccatatatacacaaaattgaaaaatgtttttcttcatcttctgttgaagaaataattaataa ATTAAATGAGGATGGTTCAGAATGGGCAAAGAAAATAGTACAAACATTGCTAAAAATGTCTCCAACATCCCTGAAAGTTACAAAACAATGTATAGAAAAAGGCAGTAAACTTACTTTAGAAGAATGTTTAAAAATGGAGTACAGATTATCTTGTGCCTGCTTGCAAAAAAATAGTGATTTTCATGAAG GTGTTACAGCTTTACTTATTACTAAACATCGAAATCCAGTATGGAATCCAAAATCTTTAAATGAAGTTACAGATGAATATATTGATCAACTATTTAAAAAACTGCcagatgaaaaagaattgcAGCTTTAA
- the LOC127064724 gene encoding 3-hydroxyisobutyryl-CoA hydrolase, mitochondrial isoform X2, with product MFRNSTSKFNHINYGIFTTCNRVRQLLVRDNTAPNENIGKNKLMNTSTNNDEVLFQDVRDKGIITLNRPQALNALNLSMVQKIYPILKKWESTKKLVIIEGIGNKAFCAGGDVKAIVTVLNKPNGSSLGENFFRDEYKLNYLIGTYEKPYIAMIHGITMGGGVGLSVHGKYRIATEKTLFAMPETAIGLFPDVGGSYFLSRLKGKLGLYLGLTGHRLQGIDVFHAGIATHYIPSEKLQDLKDDLLKLNTNDIEGVLNKYQLQHLMNEFSLSPYIHKIEKCFSSSSVEEIINKLNEDGSEWAKKIVQTLLKMSPTSLKVTKQCIEKGSKLTLEECLKMEYRLSCACLQKNSDFHEGVTALLITKHRNPVWNPKSLNEVTDEYIDQLFKKLPDEKELQL from the exons ATG TTCAGAAACTCTACAAGCAAATTTAATCATATAAACTACGGAATATTTACCACATGTAATCGTGTTAGGCAATTATTAGTACGTGATAATACAG CACCCAATGAAAATATAGGAAAGAACAAACTGATGAATACAAGTACTAATAATGATGAAGTTCTTTTTCAAGAT GTAAGAGATAAAGGTATAATAACATTGAATCGACCACAAGCTCTAAATGCATTAAATCTTTCCATGGTACAAAAGATATATCCAATTTTGAAGAAATGGGAATCTACTAAAAAGTTAGTTATAATAGAAGGTATTGGTAATAAAGCATTTTGTGCAGGTGGAGATGTAAAAGCCATAGTTACTGTTTTAAATAAACCAAATGGGAGTTCCTTGGGAGAAAACTTCTTTAGAGATGAATACAA attaaattatttaattggtACATATGAAAAGCCTTATATAGCAATGATACATGGAATAACAATGGGAGGTGGTGTTGGCTTATCTGTACATGGAAAATACAGAATAGCAACTGAAAAAACTTTATTTGCTATGCCTGAAACTGCAATAGGATTGTTCCCAGATGTTGGAGGAAGTTATTTCCTTTCTAGATTGAAAGGAAAATTAGGACTTTATTTAGGTCTCACAGGACATAGATTGCAAG GCATTGATGTATTTCATGCTGGTATTGCAACACATTATATCCCATCTGAAAAACTTCAGGATTTAAAAGATGATTTATTAAAGTTAAACACTAATGATATTGAAggagttttaaataaatatcaactTCAACATTTGATGAATGAATTCTCTTTATCaccatatatacacaaaattgaaaaatgtttttcttcatcttctgttgaagaaataattaataa ATTAAATGAGGATGGTTCAGAATGGGCAAAGAAAATAGTACAAACATTGCTAAAAATGTCTCCAACATCCCTGAAAGTTACAAAACAATGTATAGAAAAAGGCAGTAAACTTACTTTAGAAGAATGTTTAAAAATGGAGTACAGATTATCTTGTGCCTGCTTGCAAAAAAATAGTGATTTTCATGAAG GTGTTACAGCTTTACTTATTACTAAACATCGAAATCCAGTATGGAATCCAAAATCTTTAAATGAAGTTACAGATGAATATATTGATCAACTATTTAAAAAACTGCcagatgaaaaagaattgcAGCTTTAA
- the LOC127064724 gene encoding 3-hydroxyisobutyryl-CoA hydrolase, mitochondrial isoform X1, with product MFRNSTSKFNHINYGIFTTCNRVRQLLVRDNTGPIIEPVLPKIQPDSKPPIEIPAPNENIGKNKLMNTSTNNDEVLFQDVRDKGIITLNRPQALNALNLSMVQKIYPILKKWESTKKLVIIEGIGNKAFCAGGDVKAIVTVLNKPNGSSLGENFFRDEYKLNYLIGTYEKPYIAMIHGITMGGGVGLSVHGKYRIATEKTLFAMPETAIGLFPDVGGSYFLSRLKGKLGLYLGLTGHRLQGIDVFHAGIATHYIPSEKLQDLKDDLLKLNTNDIEGVLNKYQLQHLMNEFSLSPYIHKIEKCFSSSSVEEIINKLNEDGSEWAKKIVQTLLKMSPTSLKVTKQCIEKGSKLTLEECLKMEYRLSCACLQKNSDFHEGVTALLITKHRNPVWNPKSLNEVTDEYIDQLFKKLPDEKELQL from the exons ATG TTCAGAAACTCTACAAGCAAATTTAATCATATAAACTACGGAATATTTACCACATGTAATCGTGTTAGGCAATTATTAGTACGTGATAATACAG GTCCTATAATTGAACCTGTCCTTCCTAAAATTCAGCCAGATTCTAAACCACCTATTGAAATTCCAGCACCCAATGAAAATATAGGAAAGAACAAACTGATGAATACAAGTACTAATAATGATGAAGTTCTTTTTCAAGAT GTAAGAGATAAAGGTATAATAACATTGAATCGACCACAAGCTCTAAATGCATTAAATCTTTCCATGGTACAAAAGATATATCCAATTTTGAAGAAATGGGAATCTACTAAAAAGTTAGTTATAATAGAAGGTATTGGTAATAAAGCATTTTGTGCAGGTGGAGATGTAAAAGCCATAGTTACTGTTTTAAATAAACCAAATGGGAGTTCCTTGGGAGAAAACTTCTTTAGAGATGAATACAA attaaattatttaattggtACATATGAAAAGCCTTATATAGCAATGATACATGGAATAACAATGGGAGGTGGTGTTGGCTTATCTGTACATGGAAAATACAGAATAGCAACTGAAAAAACTTTATTTGCTATGCCTGAAACTGCAATAGGATTGTTCCCAGATGTTGGAGGAAGTTATTTCCTTTCTAGATTGAAAGGAAAATTAGGACTTTATTTAGGTCTCACAGGACATAGATTGCAAG GCATTGATGTATTTCATGCTGGTATTGCAACACATTATATCCCATCTGAAAAACTTCAGGATTTAAAAGATGATTTATTAAAGTTAAACACTAATGATATTGAAggagttttaaataaatatcaactTCAACATTTGATGAATGAATTCTCTTTATCaccatatatacacaaaattgaaaaatgtttttcttcatcttctgttgaagaaataattaataa ATTAAATGAGGATGGTTCAGAATGGGCAAAGAAAATAGTACAAACATTGCTAAAAATGTCTCCAACATCCCTGAAAGTTACAAAACAATGTATAGAAAAAGGCAGTAAACTTACTTTAGAAGAATGTTTAAAAATGGAGTACAGATTATCTTGTGCCTGCTTGCAAAAAAATAGTGATTTTCATGAAG GTGTTACAGCTTTACTTATTACTAAACATCGAAATCCAGTATGGAATCCAAAATCTTTAAATGAAGTTACAGATGAATATATTGATCAACTATTTAAAAAACTGCcagatgaaaaagaattgcAGCTTTAA